The following proteins are encoded in a genomic region of Glycine soja cultivar W05 chromosome 17, ASM419377v2, whole genome shotgun sequence:
- the LOC114393696 gene encoding transcription factor MYB114-like, whose protein sequence is MAPRVNGGTITSKRAMNRGAWTPEEDRKLAQCIEIHGAKRWKTVAIKSGLNRCGKSCRLRWLNYLRPNIKRGNISDEEEDLILRLHRLLGNRWSLIAGRLPGRTDNEIKNYWNSHLCKKVNQKVEKPESSTRHEIIGQNDAGDNRAMSENEVEINESSNLDVSSFDVNEFFNFSEESFGFDWLNKYLELDQIPQSTE, encoded by the exons atggCACCAAGGGTTAATGGTGGAACAATTACAAGCAAGAGAGCAATGAACAGAGGAGCATGGACCCCAGAGGAAGACAGAAAGCTAGCCCAGTGCATTGAAATTCATGGTGCAAAGAGGTGGAAGACTGTTGCAATCAAATCAG GTTTAAATAGGTGTGGGAAGAGTTGCAGGCTGAGATGGTTGAACTATCTGAGACCGAATATCAAGAGGGGAAACATATCAGATGAAGaagaggatttgattcttaggCTTCACAGACTTTTGGGAAACAG GTGGTCTTTGATAGCTGGGAGACTTCCAGGACGAACAGACAATGAAATTAAGAACTACTGGAATTCTCATTTGTGCAAAAAAGTGAATCAGAAAGTGGAGAAGCCAGAAAGTTCCACGAGACACGAAATTATTGGCCAGAATGATGCTGGGGACAACCGTGCAATGTCAGAGAACGAGGTGGAAATTAATGAAAGTAGTAACTTAGATGTTAGTAGTTTTGACGTGAACGAATTTTTCAACTTCTCTGAGGAATCCTTTGGGTTTGATTGGCTGAACAAGTACTTGGAACTTGACCAGATTCCTCAGAGCACTGAATGA